Within Flagellimonas maritima, the genomic segment ATTGGATGCTCTTGGGAAGCAAAGATGAAAAGGTTCTTACTAAACCGGATACGGTAGAGCACTGGGGAAGATCACCTGAAAATCCTATTGGAGGTTGGTACGGTCTAAAAAAGAACTTTCGTGGGCGGTTTGGAATGTACATCCCCCCACTCCTAGAACATTTGGGACTTGCAGAAGTGGAACATAACAAGCGAAATAATCGGATGTGTGCAGTGTAATGTAGCTCGTTCGTTTGCCAAGTACATTCATCTGCTTATAGCTTTGTCTTAGGTCAATCAATTCATTGTTTTTTGAGATGGGTTTCTACAAATACCGGTGCATATTGCTCAGTGGTATCATTGGTCAACTGAATTATTTTACCATTAGTTGTTCTTTTGTATAATTCGTAACCATCTTGATTGTTCATAGATGCCTCAAAAACCATTTCACCTGAAGGGCTCCACGAATGAAATACTTGATTGTTCTCCCATGGTGTTACCGCTTCAAGTTCTGAGCCATCGGGATTTACAATATATATATCATAATTATTGTTGTTTTTGGAAGCAAAGGATATTTTTCCATCATCGCGCCACCTTGGTGCTGCCGCTAAATAACCCGTCCATTGTATATTTTTGGTTTCATCTGGATGAGAAGTAATTTTCTTGATGGAATCTTCGCCCAAGGTTTTGACGTAAAGTGCATCAGTAAACCCTAATTCACGTGGAGAGGTTTTTTTACTTCCCCTAAAAACAATTTTCTTTCCGTCCGGTGAAAATGTTGGGTCATTTACATAGGTTAAGTCAATCATTACTTTTTCGATTATAGTCCCTTGAAGGTCAATGATATAAAATGTATTATTTTTTCCTTCGGAAGGCCCGCTTGATGACAGGACAGGTTTTACTATGAATTCAGTACCATTTTTACGACTTCCAAACCAACTATCCGCCAATTTATAATTAGTTATTTTTCGAACATTTTTTCCTTCTGAATCCATTTCGTAAAGGTAAAAACACCTAGAACATTCGTTTCTGTCAGAAAGAAAATATAATTTCTCGCCAAAGCTGGTATAGACCCAATCCACAGATTTTGAATTTGTTATATTCTTGGCATTTCTACCATCCGCATCCATGATATAAATTTCATAATCGTGGGTTTCAGCATTTTCTAGCACATTGTAAGTAATTTTTTGTTGCGCCGGGCAAGAAATACCGGTACTGAGAATCAATAAAAGCAATACTATTCTTTTCATTTTATTAAAATTTAAGTTTTATCTCCAGATGCCCAATATGAATCCTATCAAGGTGAAATAGACAATAATATATCCGCTATTGATGAAAATATATTTCCATGATTTTTTTTCAAACAGGGCTATGGCTGTAAAAATCATAGAACAGAATCCAAACCCTGTGAAGAATCCTGCGGACATTCCCCATATCCAATCAGTATTTGCGTCGCCTAGAAAGAGAGCCATATTGTAAGACATTACCAAGGCCATAATAAAAGTTATGCCATATACCTTGCCCATGTTAACATCCTTAAAATCATCATCGGTCAGGTTGTTTTCTTTTTTCCAAGCGTTGTAGAAAAGGGCAGGACTGTACCAAACGGCTCCCACCACTAGATTGGTGACCGCACAGACAAGTACTGCTAAATGATTAATGTACATTGATTCCATAATATTATCTTAGGATTAGTTTAAAACAAAGAAATCGGAATTCAATCAGTGAAAATTGTAAAAAATTTACTTTACGGGTAAAAAGTTGGGATAGTCTTCGATGTCCTTCAGATATTTTTTGGGATTGATACCAGAAAAAGATTGAAAATCCTTAATGAAATGTGATTGATCAAAATAACCACAATCGGCAGCAATGGCAGTCCATGAAATCTGTTCTTTATTCTCTACTGCGGATAGAATTTTATTAAAACGAACGATACGATGAAATCGTTTTGGAGTAATTCCTACGTATTTTTTGAACAGTTGGATAAATTGCTTTTGTGAATACCCGGATTTTTCCACCAAAGTACCTAGAACTATTTGATTGGGTGATTCTTCAATGGCATTGAGGGCATATTGAATAATGTCCCTGTAAAAATCATCTTCATTGAGTTGCTCTTTCAACCAATGCTCTACAGATGAAAACTTCGATTCTGGGGAAGCGTCCTTTTGTATTTGGCCGTGTAAATCCAGTATGGCACTACCAAAGATTTGTTGCGCAGCAACCACTTTGTTGGAATACTTGGATACAGTCTCACCAATTAGCGGAAACCCAGCTCCAGGTTTAAAGACCAGTACCATCATCTCCTCCGCTTCCGCACTTATGGTAATATAGTCTCTTTGCACACCAGAGAACCAAACATCACGGCATTCCTGAACCTTTTCATTTAAACCGTTTCTGTAAATATATTTTGGTTTTCCCGCAAGCTCAAACACTAGGTTGATGGTCCCATCAGGAAGATACTTCTCCTTAGTATGTCCTGGATGAAAATCCTTTATGTAGTTTATTTCCAAAATATATTTGGACAAATAGGAATCAAGTACGTGTTGTTTAAAAAGCATGCAGATTGCCAAAATAATGAAAATTGAAAACTTTTTGGAGCAAATACAGATGATAAACCTTGGTTGAGGTTAAATACTGGAATTAAAAAGGCAGTTTTCCCAAATCAACATTGCCACCGGAAATAATTACTCCAATTTTCTTTGAACGGAATACCTCTTTTTCTTTTAATACTGCGGCCAAAGCAACGGCACAGGAAGGTTCACAAACAATTTTTAAGCGTTCCCAGATGATTCGCATGGATGAAATTATTTCTTCCTCGGAAACCCTGACAATACGCTCTACATATTCTTGGATAATAGGAAAGTTTCTATCTCCCAATTGGGTCTTGAGGCCATCGGCAATGGTATTGGTTGTAGTATTCGTTTCAATAGTGCCACTCAGTAAAGAGCGATAGGCATCATCCGCTTCAAAAGGCTCTCCCCCTATAACTTTGCAATTGTTTCCAAAATAATTGGCGGCCAAAGCAGTACCTGCAATCAAACCTCCACCTCCAACAGGTGCAAAAACATAGTCCAGATTAGGATGAAGTTCCAATAATTCCTTACATGCGGTTCCTTGACCTATAATAACCGCATCGTCGTTGGATGGGTGCAAAAAAGTTGCTCCTTTTTCTTGTTGTATTTTTTTTGTGGCAGTTTTTCGCGCTAACAGTGTAGGTTCACATTCAAAAATTCTTCCACCGTATTCTTTTACTGCATCTTTCTTGACTTGTGGTGCATTTGAGGGCATTACAATATACGCTGTTACACCCAAACTCTGTGCTGCCAAGGAAAGTGCTTGTGCAAAATTGCCGGATGAATGTGTTACTACCCCATTTTGCTTTTGCCCCTCCGAAAGTTGCATGATCGCGTTTGCAGCACCTCTCATCTTAAATGCGCCCATTCTTTGAAAATTCTCACACTTAAAAAAAATAGTAGAGCTCGCTATACCATCGATTAGTCTAGAATGGAGCACAGGCGTGTTGTGGATAAAGGGTTTTATTCGTTCGTGGCATTCAATGAGCTTATGTTTATCCATCAAAACAAGCATTTATTTACGCTGTAACACTATCAGAAGCATATAAATATAAGAATGGATTGGTAATTATCCCTGTAGAAATTTACCGAATTGCACGTATTCCAATAAATAAATTTAGAATGCTAACTTGAAATTACCTGCTGCTCTACATGATTTTTAGAAACCCCGCTCATACCCAATTCAGGAATGACCAATAACGGAATCTGTGTATGGAAGGCCGTTCTTTTAACGATAGGCTCACGTGTCATTTTTTCCATATAGCTATGCTGGTAATTCAAAAGTGCCAACAAGTGAATATCCAGTTCCTCGGAAAAAAGTTCCAAAGTCTGGGATACCGAGTTTAGTTCTGAGACCGTATGAACATAGTGCTCGGTATCGCTGAGGTACCTTCTGAGCATGTTCAGATTGAACTGTTGCAGTTCGGATAATGCTTTAATGCCATATTGTACATGAACAATGCGAATGGTCGCTTGGAACATTTTGGCGAGTTCCAGAAGGGGATTTAATTCGGAAATAGTATAAAAACGGTTAAAATCCGTTGCAAATGCAATTTCTGAAGGTGTAATGAAATCAAAGTGTTGCGGAATGGCCAGAACAGGACATTTTTTTGTACTTTTTATAATGCGTACCGTATTGCTGCCCATAAATACCTCATCAATTCCCGAGGCTCCTTTTGTTCCGGTAATCACCAAATTGATATCAAAAGTCTCTACAATATCCTTGACCTCGTCTACCAATAGGCTAAAAGATGAAATAGTCTCAAAACTATGGTTGGAATTACCATATTTCGTCTTGATTCTATCCACAGTTTTTTTTAAACCTTGTTCAGAAGAGTTTCTGACGGCATCCACTATGCTGACACCATCTATCATCTTAGCCATAAACCTACTGCTTGGGATTACTGGTGTATATGTGTTGAGCAAATAAAAGGTGCATTTTCTGTTTCGGAACAACTGCATGGCGTAGTTAATGGCATTCCAAGCATTTTCCGAAAAATCCGTAGGTATCAATATCTTTTGCATCACAGTATTTATAAAGATGCAATAAAATTAGCCCGTAGAAATAGCGTATACTATGACAAATATCAGTTTTTGAATAGGTGTTTTTCAGAATCCTTCTACCAGCTCCCGAAGCTTTCTTTCGTTCTTGATTCCTACTTTTTTACCAGAAGTATGGATAAATCCTTTTTTCTTGAATTCCGAGATTATTCTGATTGCTGATTCGGTTGCCGTACCTACGACATTGGAGATATCCTCTCTTGATAAGGTCAGCGCCAAATAACCATCTTCATCTTCACCAAAATTATTCTTCAGGTATAGAAAAGCTTCGGCAATACGTTGCTTTACCGTTTTTTGGGACATGTTTACGATTACGTCATCGGCCTCTTTTAGATCATGTGCCATGTGGCGGAGCACCTCAAGCGTAAAATTGGGATTTTTCTGTAAGGTATTCGCTATGCTCTCTTTTGGGATAAAGCATACTTCCATATCGCTAACGGCAATAGCAGATAAGTTTGCGCACTCTTCAGCTACTATAGAGCGCTGCCCAATGACTTCGCCCTTAGATGCCAATTTCACAATTTGATCCTT encodes:
- a CDS encoding helix-turn-helix domain-containing protein → MLFKQHVLDSYLSKYILEINYIKDFHPGHTKEKYLPDGTINLVFELAGKPKYIYRNGLNEKVQECRDVWFSGVQRDYITISAEAEEMMVLVFKPGAGFPLIGETVSKYSNKVVAAQQIFGSAILDLHGQIQKDASPESKFSSVEHWLKEQLNEDDFYRDIIQYALNAIEESPNQIVLGTLVEKSGYSQKQFIQLFKKYVGITPKRFHRIVRFNKILSAVENKEQISWTAIAADCGYFDQSHFIKDFQSFSGINPKKYLKDIEDYPNFLPVK
- a CDS encoding pyridoxal-phosphate dependent enzyme, which codes for MDKHKLIECHERIKPFIHNTPVLHSRLIDGIASSTIFFKCENFQRMGAFKMRGAANAIMQLSEGQKQNGVVTHSSGNFAQALSLAAQSLGVTAYIVMPSNAPQVKKDAVKEYGGRIFECEPTLLARKTATKKIQQEKGATFLHPSNDDAVIIGQGTACKELLELHPNLDYVFAPVGGGGLIAGTALAANYFGNNCKVIGGEPFEADDAYRSLLSGTIETNTTTNTIADGLKTQLGDRNFPIIQEYVERIVRVSEEEIISSMRIIWERLKIVCEPSCAVALAAVLKEKEVFRSKKIGVIISGGNVDLGKLPF
- a CDS encoding universal stress protein, translated to MQKILIPTDFSENAWNAINYAMQLFRNRKCTFYLLNTYTPVIPSSRFMAKMIDGVSIVDAVRNSSEQGLKKTVDRIKTKYGNSNHSFETISSFSLLVDEVKDIVETFDINLVITGTKGASGIDEVFMGSNTVRIIKSTKKCPVLAIPQHFDFITPSEIAFATDFNRFYTISELNPLLELAKMFQATIRIVHVQYGIKALSELQQFNLNMLRRYLSDTEHYVHTVSELNSVSQTLELFSEELDIHLLALLNYQHSYMEKMTREPIVKRTAFHTQIPLLVIPELGMSGVSKNHVEQQVISS
- a CDS encoding Crp/Fnr family transcriptional regulator encodes the protein MESRCENCIVRQFNSLRAMSKEELKTVSDSKTTKKIKKGESLFEEGDKLNGVYCVRNGVSKLSKLSPNGKDQIVKLASKGEVIGQRSIVAEECANLSAIAVSDMEVCFIPKESIANTLQKNPNFTLEVLRHMAHDLKEADDVIVNMSQKTVKQRIAEAFLYLKNNFGEDEDGYLALTLSREDISNVVGTATESAIRIISEFKKKGFIHTSGKKVGIKNERKLRELVEGF
- a CDS encoding TolB family protein; this translates as MKRIVLLLLILSTGISCPAQQKITYNVLENAETHDYEIYIMDADGRNAKNITNSKSVDWVYTSFGEKLYFLSDRNECSRCFYLYEMDSEGKNVRKITNYKLADSWFGSRKNGTEFIVKPVLSSSGPSEGKNNTFYIIDLQGTIIEKVMIDLTYVNDPTFSPDGKKIVFRGSKKTSPRELGFTDALYVKTLGEDSIKKITSHPDETKNIQWTGYLAAAPRWRDDGKISFASKNNNNYDIYIVNPDGSELEAVTPWENNQVFHSWSPSGEMVFEASMNNQDGYELYKRTTNGKIIQLTNDTTEQYAPVFVETHLKKQ
- a CDS encoding DUF6855 family protein, translating into MDYKEKIGTVKNPLQLKTPPLSSEYTMHVAEKDGSEILVCTVGKTVLHYDIRCIQDLHNMLKSHGDWMLLGSKDEKVLTKPDTVEHWGRSPENPIGGWYGLKKNFRGRFGMYIPPLLEHLGLAEVEHNKRNNRMCAV
- a CDS encoding DUF1761 domain-containing protein, whose translation is MESMYINHLAVLVCAVTNLVVGAVWYSPALFYNAWKKENNLTDDDFKDVNMGKVYGITFIMALVMSYNMALFLGDANTDWIWGMSAGFFTGFGFCSMIFTAIALFEKKSWKYIFINSGYIIVYFTLIGFILGIWR